A region of Zingiber officinale cultivar Zhangliang unplaced genomic scaffold, Zo_v1.1 ctg125, whole genome shotgun sequence DNA encodes the following proteins:
- the LOC122035851 gene encoding uncharacterized protein LOC122035851 — protein sequence MSGIPQAAAKENGGVSFPYPMLNPHNYTVWAIKTEAILDAQGVWETVEPAEGAQVDAKKDKKARAYILQCVPEDILLQIANKKTAKEVWDSLKTRYLGSDRVKKARVQTLKSEFDALRMKETETIDEFAGKLSALSSKFSTLGATLEDSSLVKKLLDSVPDKFFPIVAGIEQFHDLETMPFEEAIGRLKAYEERTLRLHGNTNNTEGELLLTHAEWQMRQKGSNVDTSSRGKGRGSSNPNRGNWRGRGRGRGRGRGTQRQDSAGGTSSNNSGTRDKKHIKCFNCEKMGHYASECYSKPHRDEAHLTCVADEEPTLMMTVYHEESHTRHERQDIILLNEERLLPEMYRNAKKEEDQDVWYLDNGASNHMTGHREKFQELDETITGRVRFGDGSTIEIMGKGTVVFECKNGDQKAIHEVYYIPKLCSNIISLGQLTEIGNEVHMEGDTMKVIDRSGKLLIQVKRTQNRLYKITLKTFKQVCLIASLEDPT from the exons ATGTCGGGTATCCCACAAGCTGCTGCGAAGGAGAACGGCGGAGTGTCATTTCCTTATCCGATGCTAAACCCTCACAATTACACTGTGTGGGCGATAAAGACAGAGGCGATTCTAGATGCCCAGGGAGTCTGGGAGACGGTGGAGCCAGCAGAAGGAGCCCAGGTAGATGCAAAGAAGGACAAAAAGGCACGTGCATATATCTTGCAgtgtgtccccgaagacatccttCTCCAGATCGCAAATAAGAAGACGGCGAAGGAAGTCTGGGATAGCCTCAAGACGAGGTATCTTGGTAGTGATCGGGTGAAGAAGGCACGCGTACAAACATTGAAGAGCGAGTTTGACGCCCTCCGGATGAAGGAGACCGAGacgattgatgagtttgctggcaaactcaGCGCCTTGAGCAGCAAGTTCTCCACCCTTGGTGCCACACTTGAAGATTCCTCTCTGGTAAAGAAGTTGCTCGATTCTGTCCCTGATAAATTCTTCCCTATTGTTGCCGGTATTGAGCAGTTCCACGACCTTGAGACTATGCCTTTTGAGGAGGCTATAGGGCGACTGAAGGCGTACGAGGAACGAACACTACGATTACATGGCAACACCAACAACACTGAAGGTGAGCTCCTACTTACTCATGCCGAATGGCAAATGCGACAGAAAGGAAGCAATGTGGACACTTCATCAAGAGGCAAGGGGCGTGGATCCAGCAATCCCAATCGTGGCAATTGGCGTGGACGTGGGCGAGGGCGCGGACGTGGCCGTGGTACGCAGCGCCAAGACAGTGCAGGAGGCACTAGCAGCAACAACAGTGGCACTCGGGACAAGAAACATATAAAATGTTTCAATTGTGAGAAAATGGGGCACTATGCATCTGAATGCTACAGCAAGCCTCATAGAgatgaggctcacctcacttgCGTCGCCGATGAAGAACCAACACTGATGATGACAGTGTACCACGAGGAGTCTCACACTAGGCATGAGCGGCAAGATATCATTCTGCTCAACGAAGAACGACTTCTACCAGAGATGTATCGCAACgctaagaaagaagaagatcaagacgtTTGGTATCTTGACAACGGTGCCAGCAACCACATGACTGGCCATCGtgagaagtttcaagaactagatgaaaccatcaccgggagggtgaggtttggcgatggatcaaccattgagatcatgggcaaagggacggttgtgttcgaatgcaagaaCGGTGATCAGAAGGCTATCCACGAGGTATACTACATTCcgaaactttgtagtaatatcataagtcttGGTCAATTGACAGAAATTGGGAACGAGGTGCACATGGAAGGAGATAccatgaaggtgattgataggagcgggaagctcttgatacag GTAAAGCGAACACAAAATCGCTTGTACAAGATAACCTTGAAGACATTCAAGCAAGTCTGTCTCATAGCAAGCTTAGAAGACCCAACCTGA